The genomic segment CAAGATTCAGGTTGGAACGAAAGTCATGATGGAACTGGCGGGCATGAAGGGCAGGCTGCAATCTTTTTTTGTCGGTTACATCACGAAGCGGTGCATAATCACCATGTTTCCGATTGTTCCGGAGATGAACCGTTCGTTGCTCCTGGAACACCTGTACAAGGGCAATACGATGACGGTCCGGTATATCCACTCCGGAACGGTGCTGGGGTTCACCGCCCCGATCATGCATGTCTCGTTCACGCCATTGCCGTTGCTGTTTCTCGAATATCCGGAGCGAATCGAATCGTTCAACCTGCGCAAGGACGGTCGGGTATCCTGTCTGTTTCCAGCCAGTGTAGCCCGGGATGCGGTCGAGTATTCCGGTGCGTTGTCCGATATCAGCAAGTCCGGCTGTAGCATTACGCTTCCGGCAGAGGAGAATCGGGCCGTATCCGTGGAAATTGACGACCATCTCACCCTGCGATGTCCACTGCTGTTTGCCGCGGAACAGGCGGAAATTGTCTGCATGGTCAAACGGATCAATAAAAACAGCGCAAAGGTGGAGTTGGGTCTGAAGTTTATCGAGGCCCCTGACGAGTTGCTGGCGCGGATCGCGAACTATATCGAACAGACCATTGTGTTCATGGATGCGGCCTGATGGATGTTCAGGCAGACTTGGGGCTTGTCCGAAGCATCGGCTGGTTTGCCGTTTTGCTGGCAGGGGTGCTTTTGCTGGTGTGGCTCTGGTTGCGGCCAGGTGGAGGACTCAGCGCCGTTGCCGGACTGATGCTGCTGGCCGTGGCCGGTGTTTGCTTTTCATACCGCCATGTGGTGCATATCGACGTTCAGGCCGATATGGTGGAACAGTCTCGTCGCTTTCTGCTCTGGGAGCGGCACAG from the Desulfonatronum thioautotrophicum genome contains:
- a CDS encoding flagellar brake domain-containing protein gives rise to the protein MSKIQVGTKVMMELAGMKGRLQSFFVGYITKRCIITMFPIVPEMNRSLLLEHLYKGNTMTVRYIHSGTVLGFTAPIMHVSFTPLPLLFLEYPERIESFNLRKDGRVSCLFPASVARDAVEYSGALSDISKSGCSITLPAEENRAVSVEIDDHLTLRCPLLFAAEQAEIVCMVKRINKNSAKVELGLKFIEAPDELLARIANYIEQTIVFMDAA